The following proteins are co-located in the Mesorhizobium sp. M1E.F.Ca.ET.045.02.1.1 genome:
- a CDS encoding dihydrofolate reductase, which translates to MDIVIYVAIAENGVIGREGGLPWRLSSDLKRFKADTMGKPIIMGRKTYEGIGRPLPGRLNVVVTRDKTWHAEGIEVAHSLDEAITLAKVRGRCMAGAGEICVVGGGEIYAQALPLADRLHVTHVLAAVDGDAHFPPIDPASWRIVRSEDFPAGEKDSHATRYTVYERRRDGQ; encoded by the coding sequence ATGGACATCGTGATCTACGTTGCCATCGCCGAGAACGGGGTGATCGGGCGTGAAGGCGGCCTGCCATGGCGGCTATCCAGCGATCTCAAGCGCTTCAAGGCCGACACGATGGGCAAGCCGATCATCATGGGCCGCAAGACCTATGAGGGCATCGGCCGGCCGCTGCCCGGCAGGCTGAATGTCGTGGTGACACGAGACAAGACCTGGCACGCCGAGGGCATCGAGGTCGCCCATTCGCTCGACGAGGCCATCACGCTGGCCAAGGTGCGCGGGCGCTGCATGGCGGGCGCCGGGGAGATATGCGTCGTCGGCGGCGGCGAGATCTATGCCCAGGCGCTGCCGCTCGCCGACCGCCTGCATGTCACCCATGTGCTCGCCGCGGTCGACGGCGACGCGCATTTCCCGCCGATCGATCCGGCCAGCTGGCGGATCGTCCGTTCCGAGGATTTTCCCGCAGGCGAAAAGGATAGCCACGCGACGCGCTACACGGTTTACGAGAGACGACGCGACGGTCAGTGA
- the hflK gene encoding FtsH protease activity modulator HflK, giving the protein MPWNDKSGGGGPWGGGGNQGPWGQGPRGPSGPQGSPPDLEDIIRRGQDRLRRALPGGGGASPAVLGLIALALVVLWAFKAIYTVQPDEVAVELRFGKPKAELSQPGLHFHWWPIETVETAKISEQLVSIGGGSSSGSGLMLSGDQNIVNVQFSVAYQVSDPRAYLFDVSDPDGMLTQVAESAMREVVGRRPAQDIFRDDRQGIATSVREIVQNTLDGYKTGLQVNAISIEDAAPPREVADAFDEVQRAEQDEDKFVEQANQYSNQKLGQARGQAAQIREDAAAYKNRVVQEAEGEAQRFISVYNEYAKAPDVTRKRLYLETMERILKDSNKVVVEPGNGQGVLPYLPLPALQPKAPPAPVLGGNQ; this is encoded by the coding sequence ATGCCCTGGAACGACAAGAGCGGTGGCGGCGGCCCATGGGGCGGCGGCGGCAATCAGGGACCCTGGGGGCAGGGACCGAGGGGGCCGAGTGGCCCGCAGGGTTCGCCTCCCGACCTCGAGGACATCATCCGCCGCGGCCAGGACAGGTTGCGACGCGCTCTTCCGGGCGGCGGCGGCGCCAGTCCGGCGGTCCTCGGGCTGATTGCGCTCGCGCTCGTCGTGCTTTGGGCCTTCAAGGCGATCTACACCGTGCAGCCTGACGAAGTCGCGGTCGAACTGCGTTTCGGCAAGCCGAAAGCGGAGCTTTCGCAGCCAGGCCTGCATTTCCACTGGTGGCCGATCGAGACGGTCGAGACGGCCAAGATTTCCGAGCAGCTCGTCAGCATCGGCGGCGGCTCGAGCAGCGGTTCCGGGCTGATGCTGTCCGGCGACCAGAACATCGTCAATGTGCAGTTCTCGGTCGCCTATCAGGTTTCCGATCCGAGGGCCTACCTGTTCGATGTCTCCGATCCCGACGGCATGCTGACGCAGGTTGCCGAAAGCGCCATGCGCGAAGTCGTCGGCCGGCGCCCGGCGCAGGATATTTTCCGCGACGATCGCCAGGGGATCGCCACTTCGGTGCGTGAGATCGTCCAGAACACGCTCGACGGCTACAAGACGGGTCTGCAAGTCAACGCAATTTCCATCGAGGATGCGGCGCCGCCGCGCGAGGTCGCCGACGCCTTCGACGAGGTGCAACGCGCCGAGCAGGACGAGGACAAGTTCGTCGAGCAGGCCAATCAATATTCCAACCAGAAGCTCGGCCAAGCACGCGGCCAAGCGGCGCAGATCCGCGAGGACGCGGCCGCCTACAAGAACCGTGTCGTGCAGGAAGCGGAAGGCGAGGCGCAGCGCTTCATCTCCGTCTACAACGAATACGCCAAGGCGCCCGATGTGACGCGCAAGCGCCTGTATCTGGAAACGATGGAGAGGATCCTGAAGGACTCGAACAAGGTCGTCGTCGAACCGGGCAATGGACAGGGAGTGCTTCCCTATCTGCCGCTGCCGGCACTGCAGCCGAAGGCGCCGCCGGCGCCGGTGCTGGGAGGTAACCAGTGA
- the modB gene encoding molybdate ABC transporter permease subunit, producing MSWLLDLTPDEWNAVRLSIKVATVAMLASLPPGVLIALLLARGRFWGKTLLNGLVHLPLILPPVVTGYLLLLTFGKRGPAGAFLAEHFGIVFSFRWTGAALACGVMGFPLMVRAIRLSIEAVDRKMEAAAGTLGANPPWVFATITLPLILPGLIAGAILSFAKAMGEFGATITFVSNIPNETQTLPSAIYTFTQVPGGDAGALRLTLISIVISMVALVASEVLARRVGRRMDIE from the coding sequence ATGAGTTGGCTGCTGGACCTCACTCCCGACGAATGGAATGCGGTCCGGCTGTCGATCAAGGTGGCAACGGTGGCGATGCTCGCCAGCCTGCCGCCCGGCGTCCTGATCGCGCTGCTGCTCGCCCGCGGGCGGTTCTGGGGCAAGACCTTGCTCAACGGGCTGGTGCATCTGCCGCTGATCCTGCCGCCGGTGGTGACCGGCTATCTGCTGCTGCTGACGTTCGGCAAGCGTGGCCCCGCCGGCGCCTTCCTTGCCGAGCATTTCGGCATCGTCTTTTCGTTCCGCTGGACGGGTGCGGCACTCGCCTGCGGAGTGATGGGCTTTCCGCTGATGGTACGGGCGATCCGGCTGTCGATCGAGGCGGTCGACCGCAAGATGGAGGCAGCCGCCGGCACGCTCGGCGCCAATCCGCCCTGGGTCTTCGCCACCATCACGCTGCCGCTGATCCTGCCCGGGCTGATCGCCGGCGCGATCCTCTCCTTCGCCAAGGCGATGGGCGAGTTCGGCGCCACGATCACCTTCGTCTCCAACATCCCCAACGAGACGCAGACGCTGCCCTCGGCGATCTATACCTTCACGCAGGTGCCGGGCGGCGATGCCGGGGCGCTGAGACTGACGCTGATCTCGATCGTCATCTCCATGGTGGCGCTGGTGGCCTCCGAGGTCCTTGCGCGGCGCGTCGGCCGGCGGATGGACATCGAATGA
- a CDS encoding multidrug effflux MFS transporter: MSPKFLRIAVVLGLLSAIGPFAIDMYLPALPSIGEDLKAGTAAVQMSLLIFFLSMGFGQIVVGPISDMVGRKLPLYAGLALFMVGGVGSATAPNIEWLIAFRFLQGLGASAGMAMPRAIVRDLHTGNEAAKLMSLLMLVFSVSPILAPLTGSQIIESFGWRAVFWTVTGAAALATILLATSLNETRSVEERANSSFGTALAGYRYLMGDRNFLGLTAIAGFGIASFFVYLSSSSFILIGHYGLSPSVYSVFFSINAVAFIGMSQLTGMLADRFGLKRVVWVAVTGYATVMVALFAIMASGVDRLDVMAALLFVGYGFLGLVIPTTSVLAMEEHGEIAGTASALMGTLHFAIGALAMGVAGIFFDGTPLPMVAGITLCAVISFSLAKLTLGRAREAVEAPAE, translated from the coding sequence ATGAGTCCCAAATTCCTCCGCATCGCGGTCGTGCTCGGCTTGTTGTCCGCAATCGGACCGTTCGCCATCGATATGTATCTTCCCGCGCTGCCCTCGATCGGTGAGGATCTCAAGGCCGGCACCGCTGCCGTGCAGATGAGCCTCTTGATCTTCTTCCTGTCGATGGGTTTCGGCCAGATCGTCGTCGGACCAATCTCCGACATGGTCGGACGCAAGCTGCCGCTCTATGCCGGCCTTGCACTGTTCATGGTCGGCGGCGTCGGCTCGGCCACTGCGCCCAATATCGAGTGGCTGATCGCGTTCCGCTTCCTGCAGGGGCTCGGCGCCAGTGCTGGCATGGCCATGCCGCGCGCCATCGTGCGCGACCTGCACACCGGCAACGAGGCGGCCAAGCTGATGTCGCTCTTGATGCTCGTCTTCTCGGTGTCGCCGATCCTGGCGCCGCTGACCGGCAGCCAGATCATCGAGAGTTTCGGCTGGCGCGCCGTGTTCTGGACGGTCACGGGTGCCGCGGCTTTAGCCACCATCCTGCTCGCCACCTCGCTGAACGAGACGCGGTCGGTCGAGGAGCGCGCCAACTCGTCCTTCGGCACGGCGCTGGCCGGCTACCGCTATCTGATGGGTGACCGCAACTTTCTCGGCCTGACGGCGATCGCCGGCTTCGGCATTGCGAGCTTCTTCGTCTACCTGTCGAGCTCGTCCTTCATCCTGATCGGCCATTACGGCCTGTCGCCGTCGGTCTACAGCGTGTTCTTCTCGATCAATGCGGTCGCCTTCATCGGCATGTCGCAGCTGACCGGAATGCTGGCCGATCGCTTTGGCTTGAAGCGGGTCGTCTGGGTGGCGGTCACCGGCTACGCCACGGTGATGGTGGCGCTGTTCGCGATCATGGCTTCGGGCGTCGACCGGCTCGACGTGATGGCGGCGCTGCTCTTCGTCGGCTACGGCTTCCTCGGCCTGGTCATCCCGACCACCTCGGTGCTGGCGATGGAAGAGCATGGCGAGATCGCCGGCACCGCCTCGGCGCTGATGGGCACGCTGCACTTCGCCATCGGCGCGCTGGCGATGGGCGTCGCCGGCATCTTCTTCGACGGCACGCCGCTGCCCATGGTTGCCGGCATCACGCTTTGCGCGGTGATCTCGTTCAGCCTAGCCAAGCTTACACTCGGCCGAGCGCGCGAAGCGGTCGAAGCGCCCGCGGAGTAA
- a CDS encoding winged helix-turn-helix domain-containing protein: protein MPSLSLRINLDPDGRIGPGKVELLEQIAAFGSISAAARGMEMSYKHAWDLVEDMNRVFGKPLVSAQTGGKKGGGAQLTPVGLAVVSRFRAIERAAASAAAVHMQALQAEIDAE, encoded by the coding sequence ATGCCGTCGCTGAGCCTGCGGATAAACCTCGATCCCGACGGGCGGATCGGCCCGGGCAAGGTCGAGCTTTTGGAGCAGATCGCCGCCTTCGGCTCGATCTCTGCCGCGGCGCGCGGCATGGAGATGTCCTACAAGCACGCCTGGGACCTCGTCGAGGACATGAACCGCGTGTTCGGCAAGCCGCTGGTTTCGGCGCAGACCGGCGGCAAGAAGGGCGGCGGCGCGCAGTTGACGCCGGTGGGCCTCGCCGTCGTCAGCCGCTTCAGGGCCATCGAGCGCGCGGCCGCTTCTGCCGCCGCTGTGCATATGCAGGCTTTGCAGGCGGAGATCGATGCTGAATAG
- the modA gene encoding molybdate ABC transporter substrate-binding protein: MTGKGFGLKAFAIGGLAAALMAAVPAARADDKVVVFAAASLKDALDAANKACEPEVGEAATISYAASSALAKQIEGGAPADVFISADLDWMKYLSDKKLTKPDTEVKLLGNQIVLVAPKDSKVEAKVEKGFDLAKLIGDSRLAMGDVKAVPAGKYGKAALESLGVWSSIEGKVAQAENVRAALKLVSTGEAALGIVYATDAHADKGVKVVGTFPEDSHPPIIYPIAQTADSKDKDTAAFLKCVESAKAAALFKEQGFTVLAASN; this comes from the coding sequence ATGACGGGCAAGGGCTTTGGCTTGAAGGCGTTCGCCATCGGCGGACTGGCGGCAGCGTTGATGGCGGCCGTGCCGGCGGCCCGTGCCGACGACAAGGTGGTCGTGTTCGCCGCGGCGAGCCTCAAGGACGCGCTCGATGCGGCCAACAAGGCCTGCGAGCCGGAGGTCGGCGAAGCGGCGACCATTTCCTATGCGGCAAGCTCGGCGCTGGCCAAGCAGATCGAAGGCGGCGCGCCTGCCGATGTCTTCATCTCGGCCGACCTCGACTGGATGAAATATCTTTCCGACAAGAAGCTGACCAAACCGGACACCGAAGTGAAGCTGCTCGGCAACCAGATCGTGCTGGTGGCGCCGAAGGACTCCAAGGTCGAGGCGAAGGTCGAGAAAGGCTTCGATCTCGCCAAGCTCATCGGCGACAGCAGGCTCGCAATGGGTGACGTCAAGGCTGTGCCGGCCGGCAAATACGGCAAGGCGGCGCTGGAATCGCTGGGCGTCTGGTCCTCGATCGAAGGCAAGGTCGCGCAAGCCGAGAACGTGCGCGCCGCGCTGAAGCTGGTGTCGACGGGCGAGGCCGCGCTCGGCATCGTCTACGCCACCGACGCGCATGCCGATAAGGGCGTGAAGGTTGTCGGAACCTTCCCCGAGGATTCGCATCCGCCGATCATCTACCCGATTGCCCAGACGGCGGATTCGAAGGACAAGGATACGGCTGCCTTCCTGAAGTGCGTCGAGTCGGCCAAGGCTGCCGCGCTCTTCAAGGAACAGGGGTTTACGGTGCTCGCTGCGAGCAACTGA
- a CDS encoding molybdopterin-binding protein: MKISARNILKGKVTEIVKGATTSHVRIDIGGGAIVTASITNEAVADLALEKGKQAYAVIKASDVMVGID; encoded by the coding sequence ATGAAGATCAGCGCCCGCAATATCCTGAAGGGCAAGGTCACCGAGATCGTCAAGGGAGCGACCACCTCGCATGTCAGGATCGACATCGGCGGCGGCGCCATCGTCACCGCTTCGATCACCAATGAAGCGGTTGCGGACCTCGCGCTCGAAAAAGGCAAGCAGGCCTACGCGGTGATCAAAGCGTCCGACGTCATGGTCGGGATCGATTGA
- a CDS encoding DUF4424 domain-containing protein: MFRTVLTAALALLAAPAFANDSVAELGTGGLILSRSDAVAMESEDLFISPEKVTVDYVFRNNTDKDVSSIVAFPMPDIEGDPNEMPAIPEAQSDNFLGFEVTIDGVDAKPQLEQRAFALGIDITADLKAQKVPLYPFGDAAKAALAKLPKDVAEDWENRGIIIEDTADDGSGMQTTYAPFWQLRSTYWWRSTFPANKAVHVSHRYKPSVGGTSSVSFYYEGKFQGQYDTYKTRYCMDEGFQNAVRKAAKENPDGYPKYFESRIAYILTTGGNWASGSIGNFKLTIDKGSAKNLVSFCGDNVRKVGPTTFEMTAKDFYPEHDIDILLLEPSDSGNGG, from the coding sequence ATGTTCCGCACTGTCCTGACCGCAGCGCTGGCATTGTTGGCCGCGCCGGCCTTCGCCAACGATTCCGTCGCCGAGCTCGGCACCGGCGGGCTGATCCTGTCGCGCAGCGATGCGGTTGCCATGGAAAGCGAGGACCTCTTCATCTCGCCGGAGAAGGTGACGGTCGACTACGTCTTCCGCAACAACACCGACAAGGACGTCAGCTCCATCGTCGCTTTCCCGATGCCTGACATCGAGGGCGATCCGAACGAGATGCCCGCGATCCCGGAAGCGCAGAGCGACAATTTCCTCGGCTTCGAGGTGACGATCGACGGCGTCGACGCGAAGCCTCAGCTCGAGCAAAGGGCGTTTGCGCTGGGTATCGACATCACGGCCGACCTCAAGGCGCAGAAGGTTCCGCTCTATCCGTTCGGCGATGCCGCCAAGGCGGCGCTGGCGAAGCTGCCCAAGGACGTCGCCGAGGATTGGGAAAACCGCGGCATCATCATCGAGGATACCGCCGATGACGGCTCGGGCATGCAAACCACCTACGCGCCGTTCTGGCAGTTGCGCTCGACCTATTGGTGGCGCTCGACCTTTCCGGCCAACAAGGCCGTCCATGTTTCGCACCGCTACAAGCCCAGCGTCGGCGGCACGTCATCGGTCAGCTTCTATTATGAAGGCAAATTTCAGGGGCAGTACGACACCTACAAGACCCGCTATTGCATGGACGAGGGTTTCCAGAACGCAGTGCGCAAGGCAGCGAAGGAAAATCCCGACGGCTACCCGAAATATTTCGAAAGCCGCATCGCTTATATCCTGACCACCGGCGGCAACTGGGCGTCCGGCAGCATCGGCAACTTCAAGCTCACCATCGACAAGGGCAGCGCCAAGAACCTGGTTTCCTTCTGCGGCGACAATGTCCGCAAGGTCGGCCCGACGACGTTCGAGATGACGGCCAAGGATTTTTATCCCGAGCACGACATCGACATCCTGCTGCTCGAGCCGTCGGATAGCGGGAACGGCGGCTGA
- the modC gene encoding molybdenum ABC transporter ATP-binding protein, with translation MTLSVDISHRLGDFALEADFESAGRLTALFGPSGSGKSTLINLVAGLIRPQKGRIAVDGRVLIDTAAGMFVPMHKRRIGMVFQDARLFPHMSVAGNLRYGRWFTPPAERYANIDAVVDLLGIGHLLDRRPAKLSGGEKQRVAIGRALLASPKLLLMDEPLASLDEARKSEILPYIERLRDETKIPIVYVSHSVAEVARLASDVVVLSQGKVAAFGPAEAIMQRLDLLPAEERGEGGAVLDTRVLRHDEAFGMTVLGSPAGDIRIPRIARPVGSPVRLRIRARDVMIATEQPAGLSALNILAGTIAAVRPGVGPTVEIAIDCNGATVLARITEQSKQSLRLELGREVFAVIKTVSFDSATTGAGLPAEADG, from the coding sequence ATGACGCTCTCGGTCGACATCAGCCATCGCCTCGGCGATTTCGCGCTCGAAGCGGATTTCGAAAGCGCCGGCCGGCTCACGGCGCTGTTCGGGCCGTCGGGCTCCGGCAAGTCGACGCTGATCAACCTGGTCGCCGGGCTGATCCGGCCGCAGAAGGGGCGCATCGCGGTCGACGGCCGCGTGCTGATCGATACCGCCGCCGGCATGTTCGTGCCGATGCACAAGCGGCGGATCGGCATGGTTTTTCAGGATGCGCGGCTCTTCCCGCATATGAGCGTCGCCGGCAATCTGCGCTACGGACGCTGGTTCACGCCGCCTGCCGAGCGCTACGCCAATATCGATGCGGTGGTCGACCTGCTCGGCATCGGCCATCTGCTCGACCGGCGGCCGGCGAAACTTTCGGGCGGCGAAAAGCAGCGGGTGGCGATCGGCCGTGCCCTGCTTGCCAGCCCGAAGCTCTTATTGATGGACGAACCGCTCGCCTCGCTCGACGAAGCGCGCAAATCCGAAATCCTGCCCTATATCGAGCGGCTGCGCGACGAGACGAAGATCCCGATCGTCTATGTCAGCCATTCCGTCGCCGAGGTGGCGAGGCTGGCGAGCGACGTGGTGGTGCTTTCGCAAGGCAAGGTTGCCGCCTTCGGCCCGGCCGAGGCGATCATGCAGCGGCTGGATCTTTTGCCGGCGGAGGAACGGGGCGAGGGCGGCGCGGTGCTCGACACCAGGGTGCTGCGTCACGACGAGGCTTTCGGCATGACGGTGTTGGGCTCGCCGGCCGGCGACATCCGCATACCGCGCATTGCACGGCCGGTGGGATCTCCGGTGCGGCTCCGCATCCGGGCCCGCGATGTCATGATCGCGACCGAGCAGCCGGCGGGCCTCAGCGCGCTCAATATACTGGCTGGGACGATCGCCGCGGTCAGGCCGGGCGTCGGACCCACAGTGGAAATCGCCATCGATTGCAACGGTGCGACCGTGCTGGCGCGCATCACCGAGCAGTCGAAACAGAGCCTGCGCCTTGAACTCGGCCGCGAGGTCTTCGCCGTGATCAAGACGGTGAGCTTCGACAGCGCGACGACCGGGGCCGGGCTGCCGGCCGAGGCCGATGGTTGA
- the cobF gene encoding precorrin-6A synthase (deacetylating) gives MRKLLVIGIGAGNPEHLTVQAINGLNRADVLFIPDKGAKKNDLAELRRQICDRFVTNPKSRRVEFDVPVRAEPTSSYRVTVDDWHEAIAEIYEGLIRDELAEDGCGAFLIWGDPSLYDSALRILERVRLRGNVDFKLEVIPGITAIQALAAAHATALNRIGDSILVTTGRRLTEEGLPANAGSTVVMLDGKCAFNTLAEKDVLIQWGAYLGTPDEIIVSGRLGDVGAEIEKVREEARRKKGWIMDTYLLRKPGQ, from the coding sequence ATGCGTAAGCTTCTCGTCATCGGCATCGGCGCCGGCAATCCGGAACATTTGACCGTCCAGGCCATCAACGGCCTGAACCGGGCCGATGTGCTGTTCATTCCGGACAAAGGCGCCAAAAAGAACGATCTAGCGGAACTGCGCCGGCAGATCTGCGACCGCTTCGTCACCAACCCGAAGTCGCGCCGCGTCGAATTCGATGTGCCGGTTCGGGCGGAGCCGACATCGTCCTATCGCGTGACCGTCGACGACTGGCATGAGGCGATTGCCGAAATCTATGAGGGGCTGATCCGCGACGAGCTCGCTGAAGACGGCTGCGGCGCCTTCCTGATCTGGGGCGACCCCTCTCTTTATGACAGCGCGCTGCGCATCCTGGAGCGCGTGCGCCTCAGAGGCAATGTCGATTTCAAGCTCGAAGTCATCCCAGGCATCACCGCGATCCAGGCGCTCGCCGCCGCCCACGCGACCGCGCTCAACCGCATTGGCGATTCGATCCTGGTCACCACCGGCCGCCGCCTCACTGAGGAAGGCCTGCCCGCGAATGCCGGCTCGACGGTGGTCATGCTCGACGGCAAATGCGCCTTCAACACGCTGGCCGAAAAGGATGTCTTAATCCAGTGGGGCGCCTATCTCGGCACGCCGGACGAGATCATCGTCTCCGGACGCCTCGGCGATGTCGGCGCCGAGATCGAGAAAGTGCGCGAGGAAGCCCGCCGGAAAAAGGGCTGGATCATGGACACCTATCTGCTGAGGAAGCCAGGGCAGTAA
- a CDS encoding DUF2853 family protein: protein MADYLADVKKYDAGVSADAVEKIVKHLGIALRNRDSALVSCTDPKELERVRENWVGKKLGIADAAKADASIEKVCKAMAADNTKSRVTFYYLVAKDLGKLGSL from the coding sequence ATGGCCGACTATCTTGCGGATGTGAAGAAATACGATGCCGGCGTTAGCGCCGACGCGGTCGAGAAGATCGTCAAGCATCTGGGCATCGCACTCAGGAACCGCGATTCCGCGCTGGTGTCCTGCACCGACCCGAAGGAACTCGAGCGCGTTCGGGAGAACTGGGTCGGCAAGAAGCTCGGCATCGCCGATGCCGCCAAGGCCGACGCCTCGATCGAGAAAGTCTGCAAGGCGATGGCCGCCGACAACACCAAGAGCCGCGTGACCTTCTACTACCTGGTGGCGAAGGATCTGGGCAAGCTGGGTTCTCTCTGA
- a CDS encoding thymidylate synthase — protein sequence MRQYLDLLKHVLENGADRGDRTGTGTRSVFGYQMRFDLSRGFPVTTTKKLHLKSIIHELLWFLAGDTNIKYLNDNGVTIWDEWADENGDLGPVYGKQWRSWPDGHGGGIDQIAGLLKEIRKNPNSRRLIVSAWNPAEVEAMALPPCHCLFQFYVSEGRLSCQLYQRSADIFLGVPFNIASYALLTMMVAQVTGLKPGDFVHTLGDAHLYSNHFEQAREQMRRTPKPLPTMWINPEVKDLFAFRFEDFRLENYFADASIKAPIAV from the coding sequence ATGCGCCAATATCTCGACCTGTTGAAGCATGTGCTGGAAAACGGCGCCGACCGTGGCGACCGCACCGGCACCGGCACGCGCTCGGTGTTCGGCTACCAGATGCGCTTCGACCTTTCGCGCGGTTTCCCGGTCACCACCACCAAGAAGCTGCACCTGAAGTCGATCATCCACGAGCTTCTGTGGTTCCTGGCCGGCGACACCAACATCAAATATCTCAACGACAACGGCGTCACCATCTGGGACGAATGGGCCGACGAGAACGGTGACCTGGGGCCTGTCTACGGCAAGCAGTGGCGCTCCTGGCCGGACGGGCATGGCGGCGGGATCGACCAGATCGCGGGCCTTCTCAAGGAGATACGCAAGAATCCCAATTCGCGCCGGCTGATCGTCTCGGCCTGGAACCCGGCCGAGGTGGAGGCGATGGCGCTGCCGCCCTGCCACTGCCTGTTCCAGTTCTACGTCTCGGAGGGCCGGCTCTCCTGCCAGCTCTACCAGCGCTCGGCCGACATCTTCCTCGGCGTGCCGTTCAACATCGCTTCCTACGCCTTGCTGACCATGATGGTGGCGCAGGTCACCGGGCTGAAGCCCGGCGACTTCGTCCACACGCTCGGCGACGCGCATCTTTATTCGAACCATTTCGAGCAGGCGCGCGAGCAGATGCGGCGCACGCCGAAACCGCTGCCGACGATGTGGATCAATCCGGAGGTGAAGGATCTCTTCGCCTTCCGCTTCGAGGATTTCCGCCTCGAGAACTATTTTGCCGACGCCAGCATCAAGGCGCCTATTGCAGTGTAG
- a CDS encoding DUF2065 domain-containing protein, with the protein MQDFLAAVGLVLVIEGLVYGGFPALARKLATEVLSMPENVLRVGGLGAIAIGVGIVWLARG; encoded by the coding sequence GTGCAGGATTTTCTCGCGGCAGTCGGCCTGGTCCTCGTCATCGAGGGCCTGGTCTATGGCGGGTTCCCGGCCTTGGCCCGGAAACTGGCGACGGAAGTGCTGTCGATGCCGGAGAATGTGCTGCGGGTCGGCGGATTGGGTGCAATCGCAATCGGCGTCGGCATCGTCTGGCTGGCGCGCGGCTGA
- a CDS encoding protease modulator HflC: MANRLPIIAVIAAVLLFLLYSSVFVVKAGEQAIVLRFGEIIDVKTEPGIYFKAPFAFFDADSVQTIEKKVMRFDLDNIRVQVSGGKFYEVDAFIAYRISDPRTFRAAVSGQVELAEARLKTRLDAALRRVYGLRDFEAALSEERGVMMREVRDQLRPDATSLGLDIEDVRIRRTDLTAEVSQQTYDRMKAERLAEAERLRARGNEAAQRIRARADREVVEIVAEAQKESEILRGEGEAQRSATFADAYKRDPAFFDFYRSMNAYGTALDNTGTTMVLSPESEFFRYFRDPGSKPVPGQPAEQQSAPAVPAPQPSTAQ, from the coding sequence ATGGCCAACCGTCTTCCCATCATCGCGGTCATCGCCGCCGTCCTGCTGTTTCTGCTCTATTCGTCGGTGTTCGTCGTCAAGGCGGGCGAGCAGGCCATCGTGCTGAGATTCGGCGAGATTATCGACGTCAAGACCGAGCCAGGCATCTATTTCAAGGCGCCGTTCGCCTTCTTCGATGCCGACAGCGTTCAGACGATCGAGAAGAAAGTGATGCGCTTCGACCTCGACAACATCCGCGTCCAGGTCTCCGGCGGCAAATTCTACGAGGTCGATGCCTTCATCGCCTATCGCATCTCCGATCCGCGCACCTTCCGGGCGGCCGTGTCCGGACAGGTGGAACTTGCCGAAGCCCGGCTGAAGACGCGCCTCGATGCAGCGCTTCGCCGCGTCTATGGTCTGCGAGACTTCGAGGCGGCACTTTCCGAGGAGCGCGGCGTCATGATGCGCGAGGTGCGCGATCAGCTCCGTCCCGACGCGACGTCGCTCGGCCTCGACATCGAGGACGTGCGCATTCGCCGGACGGATCTGACGGCGGAAGTCTCGCAGCAGACCTACGACCGCATGAAGGCCGAACGTCTGGCGGAAGCCGAGCGGCTGAGAGCACGCGGCAACGAGGCGGCGCAACGCATCAGGGCCCGGGCCGACCGCGAGGTCGTCGAGATCGTCGCCGAGGCGCAGAAGGAATCGGAAATCCTGCGCGGTGAGGGCGAGGCGCAGCGCAGCGCCACCTTTGCGGATGCCTACAAGCGCGATCCGGCCTTCTTCGATTTCTATCGCTCGATGAATGCTTATGGCACCGCGCTGGACAACACCGGAACCACCATGGTGCTGTCGCCGGAGTCCGAGTTCTTCCGCTACTTCCGCGATCCGGGCAGCAAGCCCGTGCCTGGCCAACCGGCCGAGCAACAGTCGGCGCCGGCTGTGCCGGCGCCGCAGCCCAGCACCGCCCAGTAG